One genomic segment of Balneolaceae bacterium includes these proteins:
- a CDS encoding class I SAM-dependent methyltransferase translates to MGIYSSYILPKLVHWTCRQKPNQKQRQKIVPKATGSVLEIGIGSGLNLPFYNPAQVKSVTGIDPSEEMWDENELDPGSLQFDVVFEQARAEELPFEKNKFDSVVITYSLCTISEPEVALTEMRRVLKPKGILYFCEHGKAPDDSVEKWQNRINPVWTKLAGGCNLNRDIPALISGNGFDIAHLETMYIPGWKAASFNYWGSARMG, encoded by the coding sequence ATGGGTATCTACTCCTCGTATATCCTGCCCAAACTTGTCCACTGGACATGCAGGCAAAAGCCGAATCAAAAACAGAGGCAGAAAATTGTACCGAAGGCAACCGGTTCAGTATTGGAGATCGGAATTGGTTCCGGTTTGAATCTTCCCTTTTATAATCCTGCTCAAGTGAAGAGTGTAACAGGTATTGATCCATCTGAAGAGATGTGGGATGAGAATGAATTAGATCCAGGAAGTCTGCAATTTGATGTTGTATTCGAGCAAGCCCGTGCAGAGGAGTTGCCCTTCGAAAAAAACAAGTTTGATTCGGTCGTCATTACCTACAGTTTATGCACGATATCCGAGCCAGAAGTTGCCCTTACCGAAATGCGCCGGGTGTTGAAACCCAAAGGTATTCTGTACTTCTGTGAACATGGAAAAGCACCGGATGACTCCGTAGAAAAATGGCAAAACCGAATCAATCCGGTGTGGACAAAACTGGCCGGAGGCTGTAATCTAAACCGGGATATTCCAGCCCTGATTTCCGGCAACGGTTTCGATATTGCACACCTGGAAACGATGTACATTCCCGGATGGAAAGCCGCCAGTTTCAACTACTGGGGGTCTGCCAGGATGGGTTGA
- a CDS encoding c-type cytochrome yields the protein MKTNKKIVLTTLLAVTALVFVFVAKRGHDWARDHVDHMTATTGFPLTCTNCHVGRQVDNLFTQFLTDDYLSPFNVAISPDGNYLYVVGQEDNSFSIVDLNEKVVIKKIEVGNHPHSVTLNEDGTSAYVSNQWDDNVIEILLPEGNIVDTLQTGAGPAELQYEGEGNMLYVVNTFTSDVSIIDLSSGQELKRLSVGNNPTGASLTPDGETLMVLSRRTKHIEFRTPPKVEATFISTSEQRLADRKELMSAHIMENIDYTPEGELALFTLIRPKNLVPAVQIENGWMINHGIGVYNTSTGKMYQLLLDEPNKFYADPFDVKVSPDGKYAVVSHSGANILSIIEMSKLKSLLLRIDAGEIRMPENNLGLSKEFVIKRIETGSAPKGMAFSPDGSKLYYAEYLNDKIGIVDMTSFSNGESIVLSKADQNTPIRQGQRLFYNAGGTFQYQYSCYTCHPDGHEDGLTYDMALKPGIDLTNVQTLRELPKTSPFKWNGHNVSVYMQDGMRFSKFVTRTESYSPEDLTNLTSYILTQLKHPPNRFRLPNGELTEAQERGKEIFYRTMTNDGREIPVGNQCVTCHPPPNFTNRTNADVGTKKEHDSPGMTFDSPNLNNIYESAPYLHDGSAQTLEEIWTIYNDNDEHGAANDMTKNQLNDLIEYLKSLGSAKYYK from the coding sequence TTGAAGACAAATAAAAAAATAGTACTTACTACCCTTTTGGCCGTTACGGCTTTGGTTTTTGTATTTGTCGCAAAAAGAGGGCACGACTGGGCCCGGGATCATGTAGATCACATGACAGCAACAACAGGATTCCCGCTGACATGTACCAACTGCCATGTTGGTCGTCAGGTGGATAATTTATTCACTCAGTTTTTAACGGATGACTATCTCTCTCCTTTTAATGTGGCAATTTCACCCGATGGAAATTACCTCTACGTAGTAGGCCAGGAGGATAACTCATTCTCTATTGTTGACCTAAATGAAAAGGTGGTCATTAAAAAAATTGAAGTGGGAAATCACCCGCATAGTGTGACACTTAATGAAGATGGCACATCTGCATATGTTTCGAATCAATGGGATGACAATGTGATAGAGATCCTGCTTCCAGAGGGTAATATTGTGGATACTCTTCAAACAGGAGCAGGCCCGGCAGAACTTCAATATGAGGGAGAAGGGAATATGCTCTATGTGGTCAACACGTTTACATCAGATGTTTCAATTATTGATCTTTCATCCGGGCAAGAGTTAAAACGGCTTTCAGTTGGCAACAACCCGACCGGGGCCTCTTTAACACCCGATGGAGAAACTTTAATGGTGTTAAGCCGGCGAACAAAACATATAGAATTCAGAACGCCACCTAAGGTGGAAGCCACTTTTATCAGCACGTCGGAGCAGCGATTGGCAGATAGAAAAGAGTTGATGTCAGCACATATCATGGAAAACATTGACTATACGCCTGAAGGTGAGCTGGCGCTGTTTACCCTGATTCGGCCAAAAAATCTGGTGCCGGCCGTTCAGATTGAAAATGGATGGATGATTAATCATGGAATTGGTGTCTATAATACATCCACCGGGAAAATGTATCAATTACTGCTGGATGAGCCGAATAAATTCTATGCCGATCCTTTTGATGTAAAGGTTTCTCCGGATGGAAAATACGCCGTCGTATCTCATTCAGGTGCGAATATTTTGAGTATTATCGAGATGAGCAAGTTAAAATCTCTGCTATTGAGAATTGACGCCGGAGAGATTAGAATGCCGGAGAATAACCTGGGGTTAAGTAAAGAATTTGTCATCAAAAGAATAGAGACCGGATCCGCTCCAAAAGGGATGGCGTTTTCACCGGATGGATCGAAACTCTACTATGCAGAATATTTAAATGATAAAATTGGCATTGTAGATATGACATCATTCAGTAATGGAGAATCGATTGTATTAAGTAAAGCAGATCAGAATACACCGATCAGGCAGGGACAGAGACTTTTTTACAATGCAGGGGGAACCTTTCAATATCAATATAGCTGCTATACTTGTCATCCCGACGGCCACGAAGATGGGCTTACCTACGATATGGCTCTTAAACCGGGGATAGACCTCACAAATGTTCAAACTCTGCGGGAGCTCCCCAAAACATCACCGTTTAAATGGAACGGGCATAATGTAAGTGTATATATGCAGGACGGTATGAGATTTTCGAAATTTGTAACCCGTACTGAATCATATTCTCCCGAGGATCTGACCAATCTTACATCCTACATTTTGACGCAGCTAAAGCATCCGCCAAACAGGTTCCGTCTGCCAAATGGTGAGCTGACAGAAGCTCAAGAGAGAGGAAAAGAAATTTTTTACAGGACTATGACAAATGATGGGCGAGAAATACCTGTCGGGAATCAATGCGTCACTTGTCATCCTCCACCCAATTTTACCAACAGGACGAATGCAGATGTCGGCACGAAAAAAGAACATGACAGCCCGGGTATGACATTTGATTCACCGAATTTGAACAATATTTATGAATCCGCACCATACTTGCACGATGGCAGCGCGCAAACCCTGGAAGAGATCTGGACAATTTACAACGACAATGATGAACATGGAGCTGCCAACGACATGACCAAGAATCAACTGAATGATTTAATTGAATACTTAAAATCACTGGGATCCGCCAAGTATTATAAATGA
- a CDS encoding IS630 family transposase, protein MLSVDEKPRFRPWIVPSRSCLYGQGTLAGLPLPYKRNGTVNLMAALAVHTGESPHGSVDRNNSENFLKFLKHLDRRYRNVQIHIILHNCQSTKTRLSRSGWLKKENFHLHFTPTYSSWLNQIEIWFSIMSRKILKDGVWHSKKDLVDQLMSYIREYNETSAKPFNWTYGEEYLTN, encoded by the coding sequence GTGCTATCGGTAGATGAGAAACCCAGATTCAGGCCCTGGATCGTACCCAGCCGGAGCTGCCTTTACGGACAGGGAACCCTCGCAGGCTTACCGCTACCGTACAAACGCAATGGTACCGTAAACCTGATGGCCGCTCTTGCCGTGCACACAGGAGAATCACCGCACGGCAGTGTCGACCGCAACAACTCCGAAAATTTTCTGAAATTTCTCAAACACCTGGACCGCAGATACCGCAATGTTCAGATCCATATTATTTTGCATAATTGTCAATCCACAAAAACAAGGCTGTCAAGGAGTGGCTGGCTGAAAAAAGAAAATTTCCACCTTCATTTTACTCCCACCTACTCCTCGTGGCTCAATCAGATTGAAATCTGGTTTAGCATTATGAGCCGGAAAATACTCAAAGATGGAGTTTGGCATTCCAAAAAAGATCTGGTCGATCAGTTGATGAGCTACATTAGGGAGTATAACGAAACCAGCGCCAAACCGTTCAACTGGACCTATGGTGAAGAATACTTGACGAATTAA
- a CDS encoding CRTAC1 family protein — MIFNFVTGKHNRALLIIVPFLIAAGFSFSTCNQSNSTPSALPDMPPVGEDFFMDVSEYSGIEFTQTFGDDLLSNVVETVGSGAAFLDYNQDGFMDLYIANGSYSEQFSEGEKPRNLPTNKLYRNLGNGQFEDVTEIAGVGDSGFGSGVLIGDYNNDGYPDIYVSNYGPNVFYHNNGDGTFREIARQAGVAGESDKFSVAALWIDYDLDGLLDLYVANYLEYDPKYNLFYTPDGYPGPLNFDGQPDVLYRNLGDGRFKDVTRETGVYRKDGRAMGVGTTDYNNDGYPDIYVANDMMTNYLFRNDQGKGYTDVGMVSHAAFNHTGEATSSMSVVFGDYDDNGFTDMFVTDESYSALYTNLDGERFVDLSYQSGIAIPSGQFAGWGSSFLDYNNNMDLDIFKVNGEIQHLHGQEDQVFEYRQNRTFEDVSLTLGPYFEEEKVGRGACFGDIDNDGDIDVFISNLGDNFTLLRNDKGNLNNWILINLVGTTSNRDGIGAKVKVVAGGKTQTMEKTSAGGYLSQNDPRIHFGLAGHSIIDQIEIRWPSGIVQTMENVEANQILTIQE, encoded by the coding sequence ATGATTTTCAATTTTGTGACTGGCAAACATAACAGGGCACTACTTATTATAGTACCATTTTTAATTGCAGCCGGTTTTTCCTTTTCCACATGCAATCAAAGTAATTCAACTCCTTCTGCATTGCCTGATATGCCTCCTGTTGGCGAAGATTTTTTTATGGATGTCAGCGAATATTCGGGTATTGAATTCACTCAAACGTTTGGAGATGATCTGTTGTCCAATGTGGTTGAAACGGTTGGATCCGGTGCGGCATTTCTGGATTATAACCAGGATGGCTTTATGGACCTCTACATTGCAAATGGGTCGTACTCCGAGCAATTCAGTGAAGGTGAGAAACCACGAAATCTGCCAACGAACAAACTTTACAGGAATCTCGGAAATGGTCAGTTTGAAGATGTAACAGAAATTGCCGGTGTGGGTGATTCTGGTTTCGGTTCAGGAGTATTAATCGGGGATTATAATAATGACGGTTATCCGGATATTTATGTTTCTAACTATGGCCCGAATGTTTTTTATCATAATAATGGAGATGGTACTTTTAGAGAAATAGCCCGCCAGGCCGGTGTTGCCGGTGAAAGTGATAAATTCAGTGTTGCTGCACTCTGGATTGATTATGATTTAGACGGCCTGCTTGATCTTTATGTAGCCAATTACCTGGAGTACGATCCCAAATATAACCTGTTCTACACGCCGGACGGCTACCCGGGACCGTTGAATTTTGACGGACAGCCGGATGTTCTTTATCGGAACCTGGGAGATGGCCGGTTTAAAGATGTAACCCGTGAGACGGGAGTGTACCGGAAAGACGGCAGGGCAATGGGCGTGGGAACGACAGATTATAACAACGACGGTTATCCGGATATCTATGTGGCAAATGATATGATGACCAATTATCTGTTCCGAAATGATCAAGGTAAAGGCTACACGGATGTTGGGATGGTATCTCATGCAGCGTTTAATCATACCGGGGAAGCCACATCAAGCATGTCTGTGGTTTTTGGAGATTATGACGATAACGGATTCACCGATATGTTTGTAACAGACGAATCCTACAGTGCGCTCTATACCAATCTTGATGGTGAAAGATTTGTCGATCTTTCCTATCAATCGGGCATTGCAATTCCAAGCGGCCAGTTTGCCGGATGGGGCTCATCTTTTCTGGACTATAACAACAATATGGATCTCGATATTTTTAAAGTGAACGGAGAGATTCAGCACCTTCACGGGCAGGAAGACCAGGTCTTTGAATACAGGCAAAACCGAACGTTCGAAGACGTTTCTTTGACTTTAGGACCGTACTTCGAGGAAGAAAAAGTGGGAAGAGGTGCCTGTTTTGGTGATATCGATAATGACGGAGACATAGACGTCTTTATTTCAAATCTCGGAGACAATTTTACCCTGCTTCGAAATGACAAAGGAAATCTGAATAACTGGATTTTGATTAATCTTGTAGGCACTACCAGCAACAGGGATGGAATAGGTGCAAAAGTTAAAGTTGTTGCAGGCGGAAAAACCCAAACGATGGAAAAGACAAGTGCCGGAGGATATCTCTCCCAAAACGATCCGAGAATTCATTTTGGACTGGCAGGACATTCAATCATCGATCAGATAGAAATTCGCTGGCCATCCGGAATCGTCCAGACAATGGAAAATGTAGAAGCGAATCAAATTCTTACCATTCAGGAATAA
- a CDS encoding DUF1080 domain-containing protein produces the protein MKVTKFNFSVLLLLGIVLSCSETNKQNHQSVSQKADQKTLMDPNDQMSNTGHWVAIFNGENLDGWKIKSVKEDQHYNFWSVIDGAIVVNSMGITDHDYSWLQTSKEYADFELRLKFQSYRESPGNSGIQIRSRYDSQGMVKGSKLVGWMDGPQVDIHPSDPWRSGFIYDETRGHQRWIYPDLPDWNMDKAIYAPKVVRHHYANEAPYWNDLVIICKGNNITTIINNITVADYDGKGVLDDLFHQKYGIDKKGFIALQLHKNDQLKIAFKDIVIKEL, from the coding sequence ATGAAAGTAACCAAATTCAATTTTTCTGTCTTATTGCTTCTTGGTATTGTTCTTTCATGCTCTGAAACAAACAAACAAAATCATCAATCTGTAAGTCAGAAGGCTGACCAAAAAACGTTAATGGACCCCAACGACCAAATGTCAAACACAGGTCATTGGGTAGCGATATTCAATGGAGAGAACTTGGATGGGTGGAAAATAAAATCGGTGAAAGAAGATCAACATTATAATTTTTGGAGTGTAATAGATGGAGCTATTGTCGTTAATTCTATGGGAATAACAGACCATGATTATAGCTGGTTGCAAACGAGCAAAGAATATGCCGATTTTGAATTGAGGTTGAAATTTCAATCCTATAGAGAGAGTCCAGGGAATAGTGGTATTCAAATTAGAAGTCGTTATGATAGTCAGGGTATGGTAAAGGGATCAAAATTGGTGGGTTGGATGGACGGACCTCAAGTTGATATTCATCCGAGTGATCCCTGGCGGAGTGGATTTATATATGATGAAACACGAGGACACCAACGTTGGATTTATCCTGATTTACCTGATTGGAATATGGATAAAGCAATTTATGCTCCAAAGGTTGTTCGACATCATTATGCTAATGAAGCTCCTTACTGGAATGATTTGGTTATTATTTGCAAAGGCAACAATATCACTACTATTATTAATAATATTACAGTAGCAGATTACGATGGTAAAGGAGTGTTGGATGATCTTTTTCATCAAAAATATGGCATAGACAAAAAAGGTTTTATTGCATTACAACTACATAAAAATGATCAATTGAAAATAGCATTTAAAGACATAGTAATTAAAGAGTTGTGA